The genomic region gactgagatgtacattcacttcctggtggttcagtccaaagtgaagaacatcaagtatgatggaggatctgagacagatccacactggagtccagagagcaggaagatgattgagtctctgggaaaactggcttttgagcagctgcagaaaggaaacctgatcttctatgaatcagatctgacagagtgtggcatcgacatcagagcagcctcagtgtactcaggagtgttcacacagatctttaaagaggagagaggactgtaccaggacaaggtgttctgcttcgtccatctgagtgttcaggagtttctggctgcttttcatgtccatctgaccttcatcaactctggagtcaacctgctgtctgaagaacagtcaacttctctgAGGTCAAAACAGTTCAGACCTGAACTAAAACatctccaccagagtgctgtggacaaggccgtacagagtccaaatggacacctggacttgtttctccgctttcttTTTGGTCTTTCCCTGCAAACCAATCAGACTCTTTTACAAGGATTGCAAATAAAGACAGGAAGTATATCACCgaccaatcaggaaacagtccagtacatcaagaagaagatcaaagagactccctcagcagagaaaaacatcaacctgttccactgtctgaatgaactgaatgataattctctagtggaggagatccaacagtactTGGACTCAGGAAGTTTCTCCACAGATAAACTCTCTCATGcccagtggtcagctctggtcttcatgttggtgtcatcaggaaaagatctggacatgtttgatccatttaaacactcttcatacttttcagaggaggatcttttgtttgtgttgggaGTCGTCAGagtctccaagaaagttgtgtaagtgtaaacatagtggaatttattcatcattaaatctacagctactgtatttcaacaacagaacagaacttgttacttgttttcttgttttacaacattttttattatatctTAACACAAATGTTCTCATCTCATACATGCctttttttcagactgagtggctgtaacctctcagagagaagctgtgaagctctgtcctcagttctcagctcccagtcctctagtctgagagaactggacctgaataacaatgacctgcaggattcaggagtgaagcttctgtctgttggactggaggatccacagtgtaaactggaaactctcaggtcaggttaAGTTTCTATTTTCCATAACTGGAGATATTTCAAAAGTTCAAAACTGCTGATATGAGAGAGACCCAAGCAAATGAAACGTTCTAATGTCACAAGACAGTATTTCAAAAAACAGTACTTTCCTGAAAAAAGTCTAAAATGGCTGAAATGAGACACACCTAATGAGATTAAACATtcttcaaaatgtaaaataactagtttcctctctgtatttatttaattgtgttttatgtatttaattcagAGTCAACATTGAAGGTGATTACTGTTTAACACAAGTGTTATAATCTTATACATCACTATTTTCCAGATTGAGTAGCTGTAACCTGTCAcaaagaagctgtgaagctctgtcctcagttcttagctcccagtcctctagtctgagagaagTGGACCTCAATAACAATGACCTGgaggattcaggagtgaagcttctgtctgctggactggagaatccacactgtaaactagAAACTCTCAGGTAATTTcaaatttctgttttaaataactggagatatttcAAAAGTTCAAAACTGCTGATATGAAACAGACCCAAGAAGATGAAACGTTCTAATGTCACAAGACAGTAAATCAAAAAACAGtactttcctgttttattttatttattcgCGTTGTATCTTTTTAATTTAGATCCAACATTAAGGGTGATTACAggttaacacaaatgttgtcatgttatacatcattgttcttcagactgagtggctgtaacctctcaaagagaagctgtgaagctctgtcctcagttctcagctcccagtcctctagtctgagagaactggacctgagtaacaacaacctgctggattcaggagtgaagcttctgtctgctggactggagaatccacactgtaaactggaaactctcaggtcaggtcaagatTCGGTCttaaataactggagatatttaaaatgtccataaCTGCTcccaagcagattaaactttgtAATGTCACAAGTTTTTGCTGAAAGAAGGTTCttagtatttttacaatttctgcagcagtttgtttttagacTCAGAGACGTTTCCAtgagattttttctttttctagatAATGTTGTTGACTGGCAAAGAAAAGTgtcattttttataatttttcgATTTTGTGCATCAATTAGTCAtatgtgacctgatcttcaaaatcactaaaataaaatgccacatttgtatttataatatttctaactagataaaaacatttatgatcTTTCATGTATTCATGAAACAGACatgtagctctaaaccacacctccattctttatttcattgattggactccaggtttgcaAACACCTGACTATAGTTGACGTtgtgacatcagacagtgtttcactgactttttccaccatcactctgtatgtttaatggttgtgttcaaTACGAAAGGTCAGGACTCTTCAggtgttttatcaacttagaaatattgtgtttgtttatatttgtgactttggtgaagatcagattacatttaatgatcaactgatgcaaaacaggaaattggaaatagtttttctttccGCTTTATGTGACAAAatttttcaaatacaaatatgaGTATGTTGggctgtacaaaaaaaaacagcaccaagtctcctgtgtgttgttctctgtgtctacagactgtcaggctgtctgatcacagaggaaggctgtgcttctctggcctcagctctgagctccaacccctcccatctgagagagctggacctgagctacaatcatccaggagacgcAGGTGTGAAGCTACTGTCTGCaggactggaggatccacactggacactggacactctcaggtatggggaggcctgctgcagccacagacaatgtctgatggaggaggaagtagaaattttaatgattaatcgttaatcaatattaataatttaatcaattaaaatcCATATTAACTTATGATTCAGAAGTTAAGGATGTGAGATGTAACTATCAGTAAATGTCCTGTATTCCTCTGTGGTAACTTGTTGCTCCGCTAGGTGGTGCCTCAATTTGTttagatgagtaaaacaaacgcacctctttgccatgaaaggaagaaaaatgtgtcggcatcagtttgtgtctcactgtgaagtcatgttgatgaacactgcagcagaaagtagttttgtgctgaaaacatttcctctcagctcatgacaaatcttcactgaagcactttacattcagcaaagaaaagaggggagctcctgtaattctgacttcagtgtctcattctgactttgtgaacaaatctcctcatgatgaaatcaggtgttacattagattctgtgaactgagcaggaaattCAGCTTTACTGCCACTACCAGTGTTGCCAGGTCTCAGGAGAGAAACCAGCAACCAGGTTTATGAGAACAAGCGCAAAAGAAGCGACTGGGCTCTAAAAGCCAAGAGAAAAAGTCCAACACTGGCAGCCTTATCCACCTTATAGGTagagtttttatccacagaatgacaatgaatgaatatcagaggattgaTTCAGGTCACAGTtgtggagttgagcctcttggactttgctctccagtttcctgcttcctgtggtgtcacattagtttgtctggtgacagagtgagactgaaagcaggtgtctgacaccaaaactgctgtgaactagagaattgaaatctttcctccatgtcacctccctgctccgtagaattccaagataaggactccaattccttagttgtttgctgaatgtccatccctacatacaagcctccattagaacagaaccagaacacactgtgtgtatgagagccatgtaatgtccatgtgtgcatgctgaaagagaatgtgctgctctgacccccctcctcctttcagggtggagcctggtggagtccgatggttgagaccaggtctgaggaagtgtaagtgtgtttttaatgagactgatgaaaacgaaacagcaacattcaaccatcttcaaactgtcacatcactcattcaaatccctgatgtcatgagtcctcatcaaactgatgatagattaataactgcagctggattgtgtcttgttctctccatcagatttctgtcaactcaccatcgacacaaacacagtgaacagaaaactacgactgtctgacaacaacaggaaggtgacacgtgTGGAGGAGTATCAGTCgtatcctgatcatccagacagatttgaccagtgtcttcagctgctgtgtagtaatgttctgactggtcgctgttactgggagatCGAGTGGAGCAGAGTTGTTTAtgtatcagtgagttacagaggacTTGGAAGGAAAGGGGACAATAACgactgtgtgtttggatggaacgatcagtcctggagtctgagatGCTCTGATCGTGGTTATGATGTTctttacaaaaacagaagaacatccATCACCCCCTCTTCTGTGtctaacagagtatcagtgtatgtggactgtcctgctgggactctgtccttctacagagtctcctctgacaaactgatccacctccacaccttcaacaccacattcactgaacctctttatcctgggtttgggttcTGGTTTCCTGGTTCCTCGTTGTCTCTGtcttcagtgtagtactgagagtgtcgtcctgtcagagaaacgtcgtctctgtgtaacagatagttcagtctctacatgtctgtctctttcactcacacacacgttttcagattcatggattcaatcagtttcttcttgaaccagttctaaatgattctttgtaaacttgttcctcttccagttctttaaagatgaagctccgattattccaggatccagatgttgaggacttgttctgaagtcttgttctgtcttttttctctttctcttttcgatccactgacattattagacatcagtgctgctgttcatagtgacgtcagcacaaatgacccaacaagaccaaagattcaagtcaaacacatccatgaatttcatgaaggaaagtttcctgacttttgttctcCAATCATCTTTTGTTTGGAGTTAAATGAgtccaactaaagtcagatctcctgaaatggtgacgatttgaagtgacttgacattttagtgatactgaccaggagtggactcactgttgttgtggactgtatctgtaagtgctgctggttcatctacagcatccacacacatctggaaacacatctgtgtgtctgacttgatCCAACAATGACTAGAAGCTGAAGTTggacctttcagaataaaagcatgtgtttgtatcctgcagcaggacgtcagtgtgttccttcaggctgctgtattgaaccaacacactgagctcaaattgagctttattcacttcaactttgttcttggtctctgtgatggaaaagtttcAGTTGAACATTTGGAGCAAAATCCAAAGTGTCcaagtggaagaagagtttttgtgttggtgttaaagaagctctgagagtgaaccatcagaaacatgaatgtgtggttgTTAGTAAGTAAAGTTCTAGATATCTACCTAACAGAACCTGTCCCATGGactaactgtagtttgatgatctgactttagtttggattgtgctcatcaagtcaagtcaagagtcaagaagctttattgtcattccaaccacatatagctgaagcagtacatagtgaaatgagacaacgtttctccagaaccatggtgctacataaaacggcaacaagacaaacatggggctgaggactgctaagttgtcctagcaaaacacataaa from Anabas testudineus chromosome 18, fAnaTes1.2, whole genome shotgun sequence harbors:
- the LOC113155786 gene encoding stonustoxin subunit beta-like, yielding MFNGCVQYERSGCLITEEGCASLASALSSNPSHLRELDLSYNHPGDAGVKLLSAGLEDPHWTLDTLRVEPGGVRWLRPGLRKYFCQLTIDTNTVNRKLRLSDNNRKVTRVEEYQSYPDHPDRFDQCLQLLCSNVLTGRCYWEIEWSRVVYVSVSYRGLGRKGDNNDCVFGWNDQSWSLRCSDRGYDVLYKNRRTSITPSSVSNRVSVYVDCPAGTLSFYRVSSDKLIHLHTFNTTFTEPLYPGFGFWFPGSSLSLSSV